One Solirubrobacter pauli DNA segment encodes these proteins:
- a CDS encoding FAD-dependent oxidoreductase encodes MSETALRVAVVGAGPSGFYATDQLLKAGFEVDLLEVLPTPFGLVRAGVAPDHPKIKSVTRVYEKTAKHPGFRFYGGVELGGHISRQDLLDRYHAVLYAVGTAADNKLGIPGEDRPGSHGALEFVAWYNGHPDYADHEFDLSATRAVVIGNGNVAVDVARMLVLDPDEMAVTDTADHAIGPLGAASVHEVIVLGRRGPAQAAFTTPELRELGELTRADVIVDPADLELDPYSEQWLEEQGEPTNKRNVELMREYAAREPHGHERRVELRFLRSPLEILGDGETGAVTGVRVGINKIEDGRAVPTGEEEVISCGLVIRSIGYRGAPLAGIPFDERKGLISNLGGRVLNADSGEHEVGEYVVGWVKRGPSGVIGTNKKDATDTVARILEDREAGKLNAPKDADPESVEKFLAEACPNVVTWDGWRAIDAHETGLGEPQGRPRVKLVRTGEMLEIASGVPSEA; translated from the coding sequence ATGAGTGAGACTGCGCTGCGCGTTGCCGTCGTCGGCGCTGGTCCGTCTGGCTTCTACGCCACCGATCAGCTCCTGAAGGCCGGATTCGAAGTGGACCTCCTGGAGGTCCTTCCGACGCCGTTCGGCCTGGTGCGCGCCGGCGTAGCCCCGGATCACCCCAAGATCAAGAGCGTCACGCGCGTGTACGAGAAGACCGCGAAGCATCCCGGCTTCCGCTTCTACGGCGGCGTCGAGCTCGGCGGTCACATCAGCCGCCAGGACCTGCTCGACCGCTACCACGCCGTGCTCTACGCGGTCGGCACCGCAGCGGACAACAAGCTCGGCATCCCGGGCGAGGACCGGCCCGGTTCCCACGGCGCCCTGGAGTTCGTCGCCTGGTACAACGGCCACCCGGACTACGCCGACCACGAGTTCGACCTCTCCGCCACGCGCGCGGTCGTGATCGGCAACGGCAACGTGGCCGTCGACGTGGCCCGGATGCTCGTGCTCGACCCGGACGAGATGGCGGTCACCGACACCGCCGACCACGCGATCGGCCCGCTGGGCGCCGCGTCGGTCCACGAGGTCATCGTCCTCGGCCGCCGCGGGCCCGCGCAGGCCGCGTTCACCACCCCCGAGCTGCGCGAGCTGGGCGAGCTCACCCGCGCGGACGTGATTGTCGACCCTGCCGACCTCGAGCTGGACCCGTACAGCGAGCAGTGGCTGGAGGAGCAGGGCGAGCCGACGAACAAGCGCAACGTCGAGCTGATGCGCGAGTACGCCGCGCGCGAGCCGCACGGCCACGAGCGCCGCGTCGAGCTGCGCTTCCTGCGCTCGCCGCTGGAGATCCTCGGCGACGGCGAGACCGGCGCCGTGACCGGCGTCCGCGTCGGCATCAACAAGATCGAGGACGGCCGCGCCGTGCCCACGGGCGAGGAGGAAGTGATCTCCTGCGGCCTCGTGATCCGGTCGATCGGCTACCGCGGCGCGCCGCTCGCCGGCATCCCGTTCGACGAGCGCAAGGGTCTCATCTCCAACCTCGGCGGGCGCGTGCTGAACGCCGACAGCGGCGAGCACGAGGTCGGCGAGTACGTCGTCGGCTGGGTCAAGCGCGGCCCCTCGGGCGTGATCGGCACGAACAAGAAGGACGCGACGGACACCGTCGCGCGGATCCTCGAGGACCGCGAGGCGGGCAAGCTCAACGCGCCCAAGGACGCCGATCCCGAGAGCGTCGAGAAGTTCCTCGCTGAGGCGTGCCCGAACGTCGTCACGTGGGACGGTTGGCGCGCGATCGACGCGCACGAGACCGGCCTGGGCGAGCCGCAGGGCCGCCCGCGCGTGAAGCTCGTCCGCACGGGCGAGATGCTCGAGATCGCGTCAGGCGTTCCGAGCGAGGCGTAG
- a CDS encoding MMPL family transporter — MKKWVVIAAWLIAAAIAFPFQSKLQALASDESDAFKDRGAESTRVQETFAARFEDGNETTAVVVYPRADAQRFAADAEQLCTRIPDLVRIVDYPCPNLPPERAPPPSDLKPLSQDGTTLLATIITSDDATESVNRDVATIRSIVPKDAFVTGEAGFAADQAAALEGIDETLLIVTLVLLLVLLLLIYRSPVIALVPLLVVGIAYIVAAGIAYYGAKQGRYQATGQATAILIVLMFGVGTDYCLLLIARYREELANGTADAMGIALRRTAPAIVSAGGIVVAVMLVLGVADYNATRWMGPVLAIGTAVSVLAGVTLLPAILAALPTKAFLHKKPIGSVWPRIGALVRRRPAMLATAVVALLVVGALGTLRDQGTLDFREQFRETPDSVVGLRLMQEKFPPGQAGPVDVLAPKSITEDNANGPKLHEGRVLALDFAGESVDQELVLMRLTLKTDPFAEAAHEDVERLRRNLHAIAPTGLVGGPTAEALDSQTALNRDARLIIPLALGLVFLIVAILLRSVVAPIYAVLTVILSYMFALGVSSLVFDKSDPAMPLFTFIFLVALGVDYNVFLLTRIKEARKTRSHEDAVIYGLERTGGVITSAGLILAGTFAVLLATELESLFQVGFTVALGLLVDTFLIRIFLVPSIALLLRSKAL; from the coding sequence ATGAAGAAGTGGGTCGTCATCGCGGCATGGCTGATCGCTGCGGCGATCGCCTTTCCGTTCCAGTCCAAGCTGCAGGCCCTGGCCTCAGACGAGAGCGACGCGTTCAAGGACCGCGGCGCCGAGTCGACGCGCGTCCAGGAGACGTTCGCCGCTCGCTTCGAGGACGGCAACGAGACGACCGCGGTGGTCGTCTACCCGCGCGCGGACGCCCAGCGCTTCGCCGCGGACGCCGAGCAGCTCTGCACGCGCATCCCGGACCTGGTGCGGATCGTCGACTACCCGTGTCCGAACCTGCCGCCGGAACGCGCGCCCCCGCCGAGCGACCTCAAGCCGCTCAGCCAGGACGGCACGACGCTGCTGGCCACGATCATCACGAGCGACGACGCCACCGAGAGCGTCAACCGCGACGTCGCCACTATCCGGTCGATCGTGCCCAAGGACGCCTTCGTCACGGGCGAGGCGGGCTTCGCCGCCGACCAGGCCGCGGCGCTGGAGGGCATCGACGAGACGCTCCTGATCGTCACGCTCGTGCTGCTGCTGGTCCTGCTGCTGCTGATCTACCGCAGCCCGGTGATCGCCCTCGTCCCGCTGCTGGTCGTCGGGATCGCGTACATCGTCGCCGCGGGCATCGCCTACTACGGCGCGAAGCAGGGGCGATACCAGGCGACGGGCCAGGCGACGGCGATCCTGATCGTGCTGATGTTCGGCGTCGGCACCGACTACTGCCTGCTGCTGATCGCGCGCTACCGCGAGGAGCTGGCGAACGGCACCGCGGACGCCATGGGCATCGCCCTGCGGCGCACCGCGCCCGCGATCGTCTCCGCCGGCGGCATCGTCGTCGCGGTGATGCTCGTCCTCGGCGTCGCCGACTACAACGCGACCCGCTGGATGGGTCCGGTGCTGGCGATCGGCACGGCCGTGTCCGTGCTGGCCGGCGTGACGCTGCTGCCCGCGATCCTCGCGGCGCTGCCGACGAAGGCGTTCCTCCACAAGAAGCCGATCGGCTCGGTCTGGCCACGGATCGGCGCGCTCGTGCGCCGTCGGCCCGCGATGCTCGCCACGGCGGTCGTCGCGCTGCTGGTCGTCGGCGCGCTGGGCACGCTGCGCGACCAGGGCACGCTCGACTTCCGCGAGCAGTTCCGGGAGACGCCGGACTCGGTCGTCGGCCTGCGCCTGATGCAGGAGAAGTTCCCGCCCGGCCAGGCCGGCCCGGTCGACGTCCTCGCGCCCAAGAGCATCACCGAGGACAACGCCAACGGGCCGAAGCTGCACGAGGGCCGGGTGCTGGCGCTGGATTTCGCCGGCGAGTCGGTGGATCAGGAGCTCGTCCTGATGCGCCTCACGCTCAAGACCGACCCGTTCGCCGAGGCGGCGCACGAGGACGTCGAGCGCCTGCGCCGGAACCTGCACGCCATCGCGCCGACCGGCCTCGTCGGCGGGCCCACCGCCGAGGCGCTGGACTCCCAGACCGCGCTGAACCGCGACGCGCGGCTGATCATCCCGCTCGCGCTCGGCCTCGTGTTCCTGATCGTCGCGATCCTGCTGCGCAGCGTGGTCGCGCCGATCTACGCCGTGCTGACCGTGATCCTCTCGTACATGTTCGCGCTCGGCGTGTCGTCGCTGGTCTTCGACAAGTCCGACCCCGCGATGCCGCTGTTCACGTTCATCTTCCTGGTGGCGCTCGGCGTCGACTACAACGTCTTCCTGCTCACCCGGATCAAGGAGGCGCGCAAGACGCGCAGTCACGAGGACGCGGTGATCTACGGCCTCGAGCGCACGGGTGGCGTGATCACCAGTGCCGGCCTCATCCTCGCGGGCACGTTCGCGGTGCTGCTCGCGACCGAGTTGGAGAGCCTGTTCCAGGTCGGCTTCACGGTCGCGCTCGGGCTGCTGGTGGACACGTTCCTGATCCGCATCTTCCTCGTGCCGTCGATCGCGCTCCTTCTACGATCAAAGGCTCTATGA
- a CDS encoding glycosyltransferase has translation MLGGEPFQLVRLQPESAARIRAWEAGEPVGDGGALARALVMANLAQPIPPPLRAKVSVVIPTRDRIPLARDLDVDEVIVVDDASATPIPNALRRATRGGAAAARNDGLKRARNELVVLLDSDTVPQPGWLEPLLAHFNDPEVDVVAPRIVPREVERPGRLTSYEARRSPLDRGPDGARVVPYGRVPFVPGAALLVRNHVRFDETFTRGGEDVELVWRTPYVRYEPAARVAHDHRTEPRAWLARRVYYGRTAAQIATRHPGHARPLHVSPWTTAAYAALLTRHPHTAAAILATATALLARDVPPRTAIELATVGSLKSGRVVADALSRHWWPLALLHPRARLAFVKSPLALADDLAYGTGVWLGCLQHRTLDPLLPARGWKLVHRRL, from the coding sequence GTGCTGGGCGGCGAGCCGTTCCAGCTCGTGCGGCTTCAGCCCGAGTCCGCGGCGCGCATCCGCGCCTGGGAGGCGGGCGAGCCGGTGGGCGACGGCGGCGCGCTGGCCCGCGCTCTGGTGATGGCGAACCTGGCGCAACCGATCCCACCCCCGCTGCGCGCGAAGGTCAGCGTGGTGATCCCCACGCGCGACCGCATCCCGCTCGCGCGCGACCTCGACGTCGACGAGGTGATCGTGGTCGACGACGCGTCGGCGACGCCCATCCCGAACGCGCTCCGGAGAGCCACCCGCGGCGGCGCGGCGGCCGCCCGCAACGACGGCCTGAAGCGCGCCCGCAACGAGCTCGTCGTGCTGCTCGACAGCGACACCGTCCCGCAGCCGGGCTGGCTCGAGCCGCTGCTCGCGCACTTCAACGACCCGGAGGTGGATGTCGTCGCCCCGCGGATCGTCCCGCGCGAAGTTGAACGTCCTGGACGTTTAACTTCGTACGAGGCACGGCGATCGCCGCTCGACCGCGGCCCCGATGGCGCGCGCGTGGTGCCGTACGGGCGCGTGCCGTTCGTGCCCGGCGCGGCGCTGCTCGTCCGCAACCACGTGCGGTTCGACGAGACGTTCACGCGCGGGGGAGAGGACGTCGAGCTGGTGTGGCGCACGCCGTACGTGCGCTACGAGCCGGCGGCCCGCGTCGCGCACGACCACCGCACGGAGCCGCGCGCGTGGCTTGCGCGCCGCGTCTACTACGGCCGCACCGCGGCGCAGATCGCCACACGCCATCCCGGTCACGCGCGCCCGCTGCACGTCTCGCCCTGGACGACCGCCGCCTACGCCGCGCTCCTGACCCGCCACCCGCACACCGCCGCGGCCATCCTCGCCACGGCGACGGCCTTGCTCGCCCGCGACGTCCCGCCCAGGACCGCGATCGAGCTCGCGACGGTCGGATCGCTGAAGTCCGGCCGGGTCGTCGCCGACGCGTTGTCGCGCCACTGGTGGCCGCTCGCGCTCCTGCATCCCCGCGCGCGCCTGGCCTTCGTCAAGTCGCCGCTGGCGCTCGCCGACGACCTCGCGTACGGCACCGGCGTGTGGCTCGGCTGCCTGCAACACCGCACACTCGACCCACTTCTGCCCGCCAGAGGGTGGAAGCTCGTGCATCGGCGTCTGTAA
- the mftA gene encoding mycofactocin precursor MftA (Mycofactocin is a small molecule electron carrier derived from the final two amino acids, Val-Tyr, of MftA, the mycofactocin precursor. It plays a role in redox homeostasis and the metabolism of alcohols and aldehydes in Actinobacteria, including Mycobacterium tuberculosis.), translating into MPDPVVEPEVEVEVPVVEEELVEEDLLVEDVSIDGMCGVY; encoded by the coding sequence ATGCCGGATCCGGTCGTCGAGCCCGAGGTCGAGGTGGAGGTGCCCGTGGTGGAGGAGGAGCTGGTCGAGGAGGACCTGCTCGTGGAGGACGTGTCGATCGACGGGATGTGCGGCGTCTACTAG
- the mftC gene encoding mycofactocin radical SAM maturase (MftC is a radical SAM/SPASM enzyme that catalyzes the first two steps in biosynthesis of the electron carrier mycofactocin from the terminal Val-Tyr dipeptide of the precursor peptide MftA.), translating to MDALRRAAGLSSDTALRPERFGALAYDFDTRRLSFIRRRSQAQGALNDEFERGLDAPICLTWELTYACNLACVHCLSSSGRRDPRELSTAECKAVIDELERMQVFYVNIGGGEPTVRRDFWELVEYATAHHVGVKFSTNGSRIDATRAEWLRGSDYVDVQISLDGATAEVNDRVRGVGSYATAMRALSLLAGTGAKLSVVVTRENAGQLDAFKAIADELGATLRLTRLRPSGRGADVWDELHPTAEQQRAVYEWLLAHGEEVLTGDSFFHLAAYGQTLPGLNLCGAGRVVCLIDPVGDVYACPFAIHETFLAGNVREAGFAPVWRESELFRSLREPQAAGACGSCSMYDACRGGCMAAKFFTGLPLAGPDPECVFGHGERALRGTRPTPSQDHSRVRVVRRECDESPV from the coding sequence GTGGACGCCCTTCGCCGCGCTGCCGGTCTGAGCAGCGACACGGCGCTACGGCCCGAGCGGTTCGGCGCTCTGGCCTACGACTTCGACACGCGCCGGCTGAGCTTCATCCGGCGGCGCTCGCAGGCACAGGGCGCGCTCAACGACGAGTTCGAGCGTGGCCTCGACGCGCCGATCTGCCTGACGTGGGAGCTGACGTACGCGTGCAACCTCGCGTGCGTGCACTGCCTCTCGTCCTCGGGGAGGCGCGATCCCCGCGAGCTGTCGACCGCCGAGTGCAAGGCGGTGATCGACGAGCTCGAGCGGATGCAGGTGTTCTACGTGAACATCGGTGGTGGGGAGCCGACCGTGCGGCGGGACTTCTGGGAGCTCGTCGAATACGCGACCGCCCACCACGTCGGCGTGAAGTTCTCGACCAACGGCTCGCGGATCGACGCGACGCGCGCGGAGTGGCTGCGCGGCTCCGACTACGTCGACGTGCAGATCTCGCTCGACGGGGCGACCGCGGAGGTCAACGACCGCGTGCGCGGCGTCGGCTCGTACGCCACCGCGATGCGGGCGCTCTCGCTGCTGGCCGGGACCGGAGCGAAGCTGAGCGTCGTCGTCACGCGCGAGAACGCGGGGCAGCTCGACGCGTTCAAGGCGATCGCGGACGAGCTCGGGGCGACGCTGCGGCTCACGCGGTTGCGGCCGAGTGGCCGCGGCGCGGACGTGTGGGACGAGCTGCACCCGACCGCCGAGCAGCAGCGCGCGGTCTACGAGTGGCTGCTCGCGCACGGCGAGGAGGTGTTGACGGGCGACTCGTTCTTCCACCTCGCCGCGTACGGGCAGACGCTGCCGGGGCTGAACCTGTGCGGCGCGGGGCGCGTCGTCTGCCTGATCGACCCGGTCGGCGACGTGTACGCGTGCCCCTTCGCGATCCACGAGACGTTCCTGGCGGGCAACGTGCGCGAAGCGGGGTTCGCGCCGGTGTGGCGCGAGTCGGAGCTGTTCCGGTCGCTGCGGGAACCACAGGCCGCCGGCGCGTGCGGGTCGTGCTCGATGTACGACGCGTGCCGCGGCGGCTGCATGGCGGCGAAGTTCTTCACCGGGCTGCCGCTGGCGGGTCCCGACCCCGAGTGCGTCTTCGGGCACGGCGAGCGGGCGCTGCGAGGCACGCGGCCGACGCCCTCCCAGGATCACTCGCGCGTGCGGGTCGTGCGCCGCGAGTGCGACGAGTCGCCGGTCTGA
- the mftD gene encoding pre-mycofactocin synthase MftD (MftD, an enzyme found in the mycofactocin biosynthesis locus, performs an oxidative deamination of 3-amino-5-[(p-hydroxyphenyl)methyl]-4,4-dimethyl-2-pyrrolidinone (AHDP). The resulting compound, now called pre-mycofactocin (PMFT), is a biologically active redox cofactor that can oxidize the non-exchangeable NADH of TIGR03971 family SDR-type oxidoreductases.) produces MAWFESVAEAQRRARRTLPRSVYKAILAGAERGQTLRDNAAAFAELGFAPHVAGSSAVREQATSVMGVDIDLPVLLSPTGVQAVHPDAERAVARAAAARGTAMGLSALASTAIEEIVPLCEKTFAQLYWAGSRDAIEARVARARAAGARGLILTLDWTFSHARDWGSPTIPSQLDVRTMARFAPEVALRPVWLARWVRSGALPDLGVPNVEGAPGFFAAYGEWMGTPPPSWADLAWLRGLWDGPFMVKGIMRVDDARRAVGEVGATAISVSNHGGNNLDGTPASIRALAAVVEAVGDQAEIVLDGGVRRGSDVVKALALGARAVMIGRPYLWGLAADGQAGVENVLDVLRSGIDSALLGLGRASIHELDASDVLVPEGFHRALG; encoded by the coding sequence ATGGCGTGGTTCGAGTCGGTCGCGGAGGCGCAGCGGCGGGCTCGGCGCACGTTGCCGCGCTCGGTCTACAAGGCGATCCTGGCCGGGGCCGAGCGCGGCCAGACGTTGCGCGACAACGCGGCCGCCTTCGCCGAGCTGGGGTTCGCGCCGCACGTCGCGGGATCCTCGGCGGTGCGCGAGCAGGCGACGTCGGTGATGGGCGTGGACATCGACCTGCCGGTGCTGCTCTCCCCCACCGGCGTGCAGGCGGTGCACCCGGACGCGGAACGCGCGGTCGCCCGGGCGGCCGCGGCGCGGGGCACGGCGATGGGGCTCAGCGCGCTGGCGAGCACGGCGATCGAGGAGATCGTCCCGCTGTGCGAGAAGACGTTCGCGCAGCTGTACTGGGCGGGGTCACGCGACGCGATCGAAGCTCGGGTCGCGCGGGCGCGGGCGGCCGGCGCGCGCGGGTTGATCCTCACCCTCGACTGGACCTTCAGCCACGCGCGGGACTGGGGGTCGCCGACGATCCCCTCCCAGCTGGACGTGCGGACGATGGCCCGGTTCGCGCCGGAGGTGGCGCTGCGGCCGGTGTGGCTGGCGCGCTGGGTGCGGTCGGGCGCGTTGCCGGACCTGGGCGTGCCGAACGTCGAGGGCGCGCCCGGGTTCTTCGCGGCCTACGGCGAGTGGATGGGCACGCCGCCGCCGTCGTGGGCGGACCTCGCGTGGCTGCGCGGACTGTGGGACGGGCCGTTCATGGTCAAGGGGATCATGCGCGTCGACGATGCCCGCCGTGCGGTCGGCGAGGTCGGGGCGACCGCGATCTCCGTGTCCAACCACGGCGGCAACAACCTCGACGGGACGCCCGCTTCGATCCGCGCCCTGGCCGCCGTGGTCGAAGCCGTCGGCGACCAGGCCGAGATCGTGCTCGACGGCGGCGTGCGCCGCGGCTCCGACGTCGTCAAGGCGCTCGCCCTGGGCGCGCGGGCGGTGATGATCGGCCGCCCGTACCTGTGGGGCCTCGCCGCCGACGGCCAGGCGGGCGTCGAGAACGTGCTCGACGTGCTCCGCTCAGGCATCGACTCCGCGCTGCTCGGCCTGGGCCGGGCGTCGATCCACGAGCTCGACGCGTCCGACGTGCTGGTGCCGGAGGGCTTCCATCGCGCGCTTGGGTGA
- the mftE gene encoding mycofactocin biosynthesis peptidyl-dipeptidase MftE, protein MGDLASPAATARLAVVPLGATEQHGPHLPLGTDTAIAVALAEGLVATRGDAVVAPALPYGSSGEHAGFPGTLSIGQDALRLVLLELARSWDGPMLFVCAHGGNAEPLAAALHELPDARGWTPTFSGDAHAGHVETSLMLALAPEHVGAAREPGNAAPLAELLPAMRAGGVRAVAPNGILGDPTRASAAEGRELLARAIADLVAFTADWLDP, encoded by the coding sequence TTGGGTGATCTGGCGTCGCCGGCGGCGACGGCCCGCCTGGCCGTCGTCCCGCTCGGCGCGACCGAGCAGCACGGCCCGCACCTGCCGCTAGGGACGGACACGGCGATCGCGGTCGCGCTGGCCGAGGGCCTGGTCGCCACGCGCGGCGACGCGGTCGTGGCGCCGGCGCTCCCGTACGGCTCCTCCGGCGAGCACGCGGGCTTCCCGGGCACGCTCTCGATCGGCCAGGACGCGCTCCGGCTGGTCCTCCTCGAGCTCGCCCGCTCCTGGGACGGCCCGATGCTGTTCGTGTGCGCGCACGGCGGGAACGCCGAGCCGCTCGCAGCGGCCTTGCACGAGCTGCCGGACGCGCGCGGCTGGACGCCGACCTTCAGCGGTGACGCGCACGCGGGGCACGTGGAGACGTCGCTGATGCTCGCGTTGGCGCCCGAGCACGTCGGCGCGGCGCGCGAGCCGGGCAACGCCGCGCCGCTCGCCGAGCTGCTGCCGGCGATGCGCGCGGGCGGCGTCCGCGCGGTCGCGCCGAACGGCATCCTCGGCGACCCGACGCGCGCCTCCGCCGCCGAGGGCCGCGAGCTCCTCGCCCGCGCGATCGCCGACCTCGTCGCGTTCACGGCCGACTGGCTGGACCCGTGA
- a CDS encoding mycofactocin-coupled SDR family oxidoreductase: MTRLALVTGAARGIGAATVARLKADGFDVLAVDRGEDDPRLPYSLGHFHRGPDTADAALDVVGEGRVVPVQADTTDVDALRAVVEQAGGALDVVVAAAGVIAGGVPAWELDADAETAVLETNLGGVMAAARVGVPALLRRPEPRAGRFIAVASTAAQRALPQLAAYCAAKAGVVGYVRALAVELGGTGVTANTVSPGSTRTPMLDESARLYGLESAETFAAQQPLGRLVEPDEVAAVIAFLAGRDTHAITGADYPVDGGLAL; this comes from the coding sequence GTGACGCGGCTCGCGCTCGTCACCGGCGCGGCCCGTGGGATCGGGGCGGCCACGGTCGCTCGGCTCAAGGCCGACGGGTTCGACGTGCTCGCCGTCGACCGGGGCGAGGACGACCCGCGGCTCCCGTACTCGCTCGGGCACTTCCACCGCGGGCCGGACACGGCCGACGCCGCGCTGGACGTCGTCGGCGAAGGGCGGGTCGTCCCTGTTCAGGCGGACACGACCGACGTCGACGCGCTCCGGGCCGTGGTCGAGCAGGCCGGCGGCGCGCTGGACGTCGTCGTGGCGGCGGCGGGCGTGATCGCCGGCGGCGTGCCCGCCTGGGAGCTCGACGCGGACGCCGAGACGGCCGTGCTCGAGACCAACCTCGGCGGGGTGATGGCCGCCGCGCGGGTCGGCGTCCCTGCCCTGCTGCGCCGGCCGGAGCCGCGCGCGGGGCGGTTCATCGCGGTCGCCTCCACCGCCGCGCAGCGGGCGCTGCCGCAGCTCGCCGCGTACTGCGCGGCCAAGGCGGGCGTCGTCGGGTACGTGCGCGCATTGGCGGTCGAGCTCGGCGGCACCGGCGTCACCGCCAACACGGTCTCCCCCGGCTCGACGCGCACGCCGATGCTCGACGAGAGCGCGCGGCTCTACGGCCTCGAGTCGGCCGAGACGTTCGCCGCGCAGCAGCCGCTCGGCCGTCTGGTCGAACCCGACGAGGTCGCGGCCGTGATCGCGTTCCTCGCGGGCCGGGACACGCACGCGATCACCGGCGCCGACTACCCCGTCGACGGCGGCCTCGCCCTGTGA
- a CDS encoding glycosyltransferase, which yields MRLILDPAVRLYDGGRVLAARGRIIGLAEGGPAALRALLADTATPAQRRLGERLLDAGFAHPRPDPRPHADVTIVIPVKDDAPGLARCLAALAPAPPPATSPPPATTRPAAPPPPATTQPAAPPPAAPPPTATPPAATPPAASPPPAGPFTPRVIVVDDGSRDPVAIARAAHPARVVRRERCGGPAAARNTGLDHARTELVAFLDADTIPSADWVERLAGHFDDPRVKAVAPRIRAANRRRSPLDLGARRSVPYVPSAALIVRTPVRFDETLRYGEDVDLVWRLQDAGHRVVYDPSVVVLHHERDTLRRRFRYGTSAAPLAARHPARLRHIHLTRPRPLALARVLQAKHVPRHVALVWTVRSLEQSAVGIAHLASAYGLGVAWGKIRGLPTISGPRIP from the coding sequence GTGAGGCTCATCCTCGACCCGGCCGTCCGCCTCTACGACGGCGGGCGCGTCCTCGCCGCGCGCGGCCGCATCATTGGCCTCGCCGAAGGTGGCCCGGCCGCGCTCCGCGCGCTGCTCGCCGACACCGCGACGCCGGCCCAACGCCGCCTCGGCGAACGCCTGCTCGACGCGGGCTTCGCCCACCCGCGCCCGGACCCCAGGCCGCACGCGGACGTCACGATCGTCATCCCGGTCAAGGACGACGCGCCCGGCCTGGCCCGGTGCCTGGCCGCGCTCGCGCCCGCGCCGCCGCCCGCCACCTCGCCGCCGCCCGCCACCACACGGCCCGCCGCCCCGCCGCCGCCCGCCACCACACAGCCCGCCGCCCCGCCGCCCGCCGCCCCGCCGCCCACCGCCACGCCGCCCGCCGCCACGCCGCCCGCCGCCTCGCCGCCGCCCGCCGGGCCGTTCACCCCGCGCGTCATCGTCGTCGACGACGGCTCCCGCGATCCCGTCGCGATCGCGCGCGCGGCCCACCCCGCGCGCGTCGTCCGGCGGGAGCGCTGCGGCGGCCCGGCCGCCGCACGCAACACCGGGCTCGACCACGCGCGCACCGAGCTCGTCGCGTTCCTGGACGCGGACACGATCCCTTCCGCCGACTGGGTCGAGCGGCTCGCCGGCCACTTCGACGATCCGCGGGTGAAGGCGGTGGCGCCGCGGATCCGGGCCGCGAACCGGCGACGCTCGCCGCTCGACCTCGGCGCGCGCCGCAGCGTGCCGTACGTGCCGAGCGCCGCGCTGATCGTGCGGACGCCCGTCCGCTTCGACGAGACGCTGCGCTACGGCGAGGACGTCGACCTGGTCTGGCGCCTCCAGGACGCGGGTCACCGCGTCGTGTACGACCCGAGCGTCGTGGTCCTGCACCACGAGCGCGACACGCTTCGGCGGCGGTTCCGGTATGGCACCTCGGCCGCGCCGCTCGCCGCGCGACACCCCGCTCGGCTCCGGCACATCCACCTCACCCGACCGCGCCCGCTCGCGCTCGCACGCGTCCTTCAGGCCAAGCACGTCCCGCGCCACGTCGCGCTCGTCTGGACCGTCCGATCGCTCGAGCAATCGGCGGTCGGCATCGCACACCTGGCCAGCGCGTACGGGTTGGGGGTCGCCTGGGGTAAGATACGAGGACTTCCAACTATCTCAGGTCCACGTATCCCATGA